CTTACGCACTTAGATTCTGCTGCTGTAGGTTTGACAATGAACACTAATCGCCATCCTGGCGCTAATCTGGGCAGCAAACTATATAAAGCAGAAGTAATTTGCCGTTTGATTCGGTTGCGAACCACTGCCCTTTTGCTGACTTTTGTGCTTATAGAAATGCCAATGCGTATGCTGGATATATGCACTGACTCAATTGGTTGTGTAGTCTGAGTGGCAGTGTCCAAAGAAGGTTTTCTTGAATACAACGGCTTCAAGGCTCTCAATGTTAGATAAGAGCCATTACGCCGAATTCCTTCCCGGAAAACTGCCTGAAAATCCTTGCGGGATTTTAGCCGATTTGCTTTAGGCAAAGCCACAGATACTCTTTTAGGTTAAATATGCCCTAAACGCTCAAACGGTGACGGCCCTTTTTTCTCCTAGCTCTAATTACGTTTCTACCATCTGGTGTCCGCATTCTGGCACGAAAACCAGAGGTTCTTTTTCTCTTACGGCTAGTACCGCCTAGTGTTCTTTTCATACTGTTCTCCTCTTAGGTGATTTTTATAAAAACTCACAATCTCTAATTGTATCACTTTTTTAGTGAATTGGGAATTGGGCATTGGTTACACCCAATCAGCATTCTTAATTGATGCTCAAAATCCATGTTCCCATGTAGCGCAATAGTGGCACATCGCCAGGGGAAAGCACTTGGCA
The Nostoc punctiforme PCC 73102 genome window above contains:
- the rnpA gene encoding ribonuclease P protein component codes for the protein MALPKANRLKSRKDFQAVFREGIRRNGSYLTLRALKPLYSRKPSLDTATQTTQPIESVHISSIRIGISISTKVSKRAVVRNRIKRQITSALYSLLPRLAPGWRLVFIVKPTAAESKCVSPQFLQELEQLLAQAEVFDGNS
- the rpmH gene encoding 50S ribosomal protein L34, with translation MKRTLGGTSRKRKRTSGFRARMRTPDGRNVIRARRKKGRHRLSV